A single region of the Vicia villosa cultivar HV-30 ecotype Madison, WI linkage group LG4, Vvil1.0, whole genome shotgun sequence genome encodes:
- the LOC131599655 gene encoding heavy metal-associated isoprenylated plant protein 36-like yields the protein MDAKAKSCVEPLKYQTWFLKVSIHCEGCRKKVKKVLKRIDGVFTATIDSQQHKVTVTGNVSVETLLRKLVRAGKPAEIWPENVDGKGKNSGKEKKKKNENENEAKETQSLQNKGTESESKNKNKNSKASAGESPVKSPANSNVAPGGDGGGSDSNKKKKKKDGCGGNGNGNNGLSTVAKSGPSHTGFQFQNLDQGMAHQVNLSPTRQQSFFYPSETCYPPMAYVSSAYNMLYPMGRGCDPSYYVPSLPYTCPPSLVD from the exons ATGGATGCAAAAGCTAAATCTTGTGTGGAACCTTTGAAGTACCAG ACATGGTTCTTGAAAGTTTCTATCCACTGTGAAGGTTGCAGAAAGAAAGTAAAGAAAGTTTTGAAGCGCATTGATG GTGTTTTCACTGCAACCATCGATTCACAACAGCATAAAGTAACAGTTACCGGAAATGTTAGTGTTGAGACGCTTTTAAGGAAGTTGGTCAGAGCTGGAAAACCCGCCGAGATTTGGCCGGAGAATGTCGACGGTAAGGGGAAAAACTCCggcaaagagaagaagaagaagaatgagaATGAAAATGAAGCAAAAGAAACACAAAGCTTGCAAAACAAGGGAACTGAAAGTGAAAgcaaaaacaagaacaaaaactcAAAAGCCAGTGCCGGTGAGTCGCCGGTAAAGTCTCCGGCGAACAGCAACGTTGCTCCGGGAGGTGATGGAGGGGGTTCTGATagtaataagaagaagaaaaagaaagatgggTGTGGtggaaatggaaatggaaacaatggtTTGAGCACAGTAGCTAAGAGTGGACCATCACACACTGGATTCCAATTTCAGAATCTTGATCAAGGTATGGCTCACCAAGTGAATCTCAGCCCTACACGTCAGCAATCATTTTTCTATCCATCAGAAACATGTTACCCTCCCATGGCTTATGTGTCATCAGCTTACAATATGTTATATCCTATGGGAAGAGGTTGTGATCCTTCTTATTATGTTCCATCTCTACCCTACACGTGTCCTCCTAGCCTTGTTGATTGA